In Saccharolobus solfataricus, a genomic segment contains:
- a CDS encoding L-aspartate oxidase: MIYIFGSGLAGLSAAISLHKSGYKVTIISKKINGGSSYWAKGGIAAAVGNDDSPELHKIDTLEVGDGLCDSKTVDYVTREIRYVVSTVEKWGFKFDDDLRLEGGHSKRRILHKTDDTGREITNFLLNLAKKKGINLIEDKLLALKVKDGKVAGFITEKGGSFDAEKVVLATGGYGYLFKFTSNPSTNIGDGIAIAFKAGALVSDTEFVQFHPTVTTFDGQAYLLTETLRGEGAILVNERNERFVFKYDSRGELAPRDVLSRAIYDQYKKGHTVYIDLSPIEDFDRKFPILSNYVKRYGKRLQVFPGVHYTIGGIRVNTRGESNIKGLYAIGEVTDTGLHGANRLASNSLAEDLVYGVNLVRYIDNWEGLSIDDVKEVIEVRLRNSSNRLSLEEIREYNWNYLGIVRNGEGLDKLVKIYESNDTFNDNASLVSLLSAKGALLRTESRGAHYREDYPNKSWEDGKRIYFMVSRN, encoded by the coding sequence ATGATCTACATTTTTGGCAGTGGTTTAGCGGGTCTAAGCGCCGCCATATCCTTGCATAAATCTGGATACAAGGTAACTATTATTTCAAAGAAAATTAATGGGGGCTCAAGTTATTGGGCGAAGGGTGGTATTGCAGCCGCTGTTGGTAATGATGATTCACCAGAGCTTCACAAGATCGATACTTTGGAAGTGGGTGATGGGTTATGTGATAGTAAAACTGTCGATTACGTTACAAGAGAGATTCGGTACGTTGTTAGCACAGTTGAAAAATGGGGTTTCAAATTTGATGATGATTTAAGGTTAGAAGGTGGGCATTCTAAGAGAAGGATATTGCATAAGACTGACGATACTGGAAGGGAGATAACCAATTTCCTTTTGAACTTAGCTAAGAAAAAGGGAATTAATCTCATTGAAGATAAGTTGCTAGCCTTAAAGGTTAAAGATGGTAAGGTTGCAGGATTCATAACGGAAAAGGGTGGAAGTTTTGACGCTGAAAAGGTTGTTTTAGCTACAGGTGGTTATGGCTATTTGTTCAAATTTACTTCGAATCCTAGTACAAACATAGGAGATGGTATAGCCATAGCCTTTAAAGCTGGTGCTTTGGTTTCAGATACGGAGTTTGTTCAATTTCACCCTACTGTTACAACGTTTGATGGTCAAGCCTATCTGTTGACTGAAACCCTAAGGGGTGAGGGTGCTATTTTAGTTAATGAGAGGAATGAGAGGTTTGTTTTTAAATATGATAGTAGGGGTGAATTGGCTCCAAGGGACGTTTTAAGTAGGGCTATTTATGACCAGTACAAGAAGGGGCATACAGTTTATATCGATCTTTCACCTATTGAAGATTTTGATAGGAAGTTCCCCATATTGAGCAATTATGTAAAGAGGTACGGTAAGAGGCTTCAAGTTTTCCCTGGTGTTCATTATACTATAGGCGGTATTAGAGTTAATACTCGTGGTGAAAGTAATATCAAGGGTTTATATGCAATAGGTGAGGTTACAGATACTGGTTTACACGGAGCAAATAGGTTGGCCAGTAATTCTCTCGCTGAGGATTTGGTTTATGGTGTAAATCTTGTAAGATATATTGATAATTGGGAGGGATTAAGTATTGATGACGTTAAGGAGGTTATTGAAGTGAGGCTAAGGAATAGTAGTAATAGGTTAAGCTTAGAGGAGATTAGGGAGTATAATTGGAATTATTTAGGGATTGTCAGAAATGGCGAGGGACTAGATAAGCTAGTTAAGATTTACGAGTCTAATGACACATTTAATGACAACGCTTCGCTTGTAAGCTTATTAAGTGCTAAAGGAGCGTTGTTAAGAACGGAAAGTAGAGGTGCACATTATAGGGAGGATTACCCTAATAAGAGTTGGGAAGACGGTAAGAGGATATATTTCATGGTGAGTAGAAATTGA
- the nadC gene encoding carboxylating nicotinate-nucleotide diphosphorylase: MIDWIYVKRLLDYLEEDVMPEDITTKFLEGIRARGIVRCKDSGILAGNRFIVPFLKYLGFSNINGEKDGREVKKGDIVLNFEGDADILTVERLILNFLGKLSGIATITNLMVKKAKEVNPYVRIAGTRKTTPGFRLFEKYAIEVGGGDPHRYNLSDAVLIKDNHITLYGNLEELIKRVKFSVSFTKIIEVEVSSYEDAIRAFKAGADVILLDNMKPYEILPIVNELKSKVLLEASGGITPDNVIDYAKTGVDVISSGYITHSYRSLDFSLDVEKI; encoded by the coding sequence TTGATTGATTGGATTTACGTTAAAAGGCTCTTAGATTATTTGGAAGAAGACGTTATGCCGGAGGACATTACTACTAAATTTTTAGAGGGTATAAGGGCGAGGGGTATCGTTAGGTGTAAGGATTCTGGAATTTTGGCGGGTAATAGGTTTATTGTTCCTTTTTTAAAGTACTTAGGGTTTTCCAACATAAATGGGGAGAAAGACGGTAGAGAGGTTAAAAAGGGTGATATCGTTTTGAATTTTGAGGGTGATGCCGATATTTTGACTGTTGAAAGGCTTATTTTGAATTTCTTAGGTAAACTTTCTGGTATTGCGACTATTACTAATTTGATGGTTAAGAAGGCAAAGGAGGTTAATCCTTATGTGAGAATTGCTGGTACTAGAAAGACTACCCCGGGCTTTAGGTTATTTGAGAAATACGCTATTGAGGTTGGTGGTGGTGATCCCCATAGGTATAATTTATCCGATGCTGTTTTGATCAAGGATAACCACATTACTTTGTATGGAAATCTTGAGGAGTTGATTAAGAGAGTTAAGTTTTCGGTGAGTTTCACTAAAATTATTGAAGTTGAGGTTTCTTCTTATGAAGATGCAATAAGGGCGTTTAAGGCTGGTGCTGATGTAATATTACTAGATAATATGAAGCCTTATGAGATTTTACCAATAGTTAATGAGCTTAAGAGTAAGGTCCTTTTAGAGGCTTCCGGTGGGATAACTCCGGATAATGTTATTGATTACGCTAAGACTGGTGTTGACGTTATTTCCAGTGGTTATATCACACATAGTTACAGATCTTTGGATTTCTCTCTTGACGTAGAAAAAATCTAA
- a CDS encoding carbohydrate ABC transporter permease has translation MKLTFFLLVLPALAYVISFAFFPTIEAVYLSFQDPHGGFSLYNYKELSYFNLSSAIINTIVVTIGALAIQLALGFLVASVLSREFFGKRALSTITIIPMGIATVVAAVTFSFVFQTSGGYANTILHSLFGLNVNWYQSSISSLLVVMIADSWKNTPIVALILLAGMSSIPKELYYASAIDGAGPIRRFFYITLPNLRSFIGISLILRGVQEFNIFALPLILIGEHPPLLTTLIYDLYTTTFPEVGLALASATILLGFILVFSGIVIKLSGGR, from the coding sequence GTGAAGTTAACCTTTTTTTTATTGGTACTTCCTGCATTGGCATACGTAATTAGTTTTGCCTTTTTTCCCACTATTGAGGCCGTTTATTTGAGTTTTCAAGATCCCCATGGGGGTTTCTCTTTATATAATTATAAAGAACTGTCCTATTTTAATTTGTCTAGTGCAATAATTAATACAATTGTAGTTACAATTGGCGCATTAGCAATACAGCTAGCTCTAGGTTTTCTAGTTGCATCAGTTCTAAGTAGAGAATTCTTTGGGAAAAGAGCTTTATCTACTATAACAATAATACCAATGGGTATTGCAACAGTTGTCGCAGCAGTAACGTTCAGCTTCGTCTTTCAAACCTCTGGAGGATACGCAAATACAATTCTTCATTCCCTCTTTGGACTTAACGTAAATTGGTATCAATCTTCCATCTCGTCATTATTGGTAGTAATGATTGCGGACAGCTGGAAAAACACACCCATTGTAGCCTTAATATTGTTGGCTGGAATGTCCTCAATACCAAAGGAGTTATATTATGCGTCTGCAATAGATGGAGCTGGGCCGATTAGGAGATTTTTCTACATAACATTACCAAACCTTAGGAGCTTCATTGGGATATCACTTATTCTAAGAGGAGTGCAGGAATTCAACATATTCGCTTTACCTTTAATACTAATCGGTGAGCATCCCCCTCTCCTCACCACTTTAATATATGATTTATATACTACAACTTTTCCAGAAGTTGGATTAGCATTAGCTTCTGCAACGATACTTCTTGGATTTATCCTCGTATTTTCTGGCATAGTAATCAAACTCTCTGGAGGGAGATAA
- a CDS encoding MFS transporter, giving the protein MKIRILTLTSLSHFINDGNSWVLPVTFTFLITYLGISKFLIGILSGAFFFGISALASPLVSKIADKFTNYSSIMGIGILLWGIGLISFGYSIQLHFLPLVFISVAIAGFASAFYHPIGAAVLSITYKGNAGIALGINGSMGSLGRAIYPTLTLSLFAILNKDMTLDMLIIGIISIIAALPSIFLKISITKEEDHKTPSSSNTTSTRGTLFVVILLTIIALLRSIFGQGISQFLPTLLVENYGYSYNVNLGEAITIALAAAIVGQPILGFLSDRVGRRLIYAISTFGAALTLLLFLKIPNIALLSLFGFFNFSAFPLMLSIVGDFVPRNSASFANSLVWGLGVTGGGVIGPIVVGAVSQVSNLVFASEIVTIMAFVAGALTALIPKPPKRTKVPLFG; this is encoded by the coding sequence ATGAAAATCAGAATACTAACCTTAACTTCATTATCCCACTTTATAAACGACGGAAATAGCTGGGTCCTTCCAGTGACGTTCACATTCCTAATAACGTATCTTGGTATATCAAAATTCCTAATCGGAATACTATCTGGCGCATTTTTCTTCGGAATATCAGCATTAGCTTCGCCTTTAGTCTCCAAGATAGCAGACAAGTTTACCAATTATTCCAGCATAATGGGAATAGGAATATTACTATGGGGAATTGGATTAATATCATTCGGTTACTCAATACAACTCCACTTTTTGCCATTAGTATTCATTTCAGTGGCAATAGCTGGTTTTGCATCAGCATTCTATCACCCAATAGGTGCGGCTGTTCTATCAATAACATACAAGGGAAATGCTGGTATTGCATTAGGCATAAACGGGTCAATGGGTAGCCTTGGCAGGGCAATTTACCCAACATTAACCCTTTCACTATTTGCAATATTGAATAAGGATATGACCTTAGATATGTTAATAATAGGTATAATATCAATAATAGCTGCATTGCCATCAATATTCCTAAAGATTTCTATCACGAAAGAGGAGGATCATAAAACACCTTCCTCTTCCAATACCACTAGTACCAGAGGCACATTATTTGTAGTAATCTTATTGACTATCATTGCATTACTACGAAGTATATTTGGTCAAGGAATTTCACAATTCCTTCCAACATTATTAGTAGAAAATTATGGTTATTCTTACAACGTTAACTTAGGTGAAGCAATTACAATCGCTCTAGCAGCAGCTATAGTAGGGCAACCAATACTAGGATTCCTATCAGATAGAGTAGGGAGAAGGCTAATTTACGCTATATCGACCTTTGGTGCTGCCTTAACATTACTTTTGTTTCTAAAAATACCAAACATAGCCTTGCTATCATTATTTGGATTTTTTAACTTCAGCGCATTCCCACTAATGCTATCAATAGTAGGAGATTTTGTACCTAGAAATTCAGCGAGTTTTGCCAATTCACTAGTTTGGGGATTAGGAGTTACTGGTGGTGGAGTTATTGGTCCAATAGTAGTGGGAGCAGTATCCCAAGTTTCAAACTTAGTGTTCGCAAGTGAAATAGTAACCATAATGGCTTTCGTCGCAGGAGCGTTAACAGCATTAATTCCTAAACCACCAAAGAGAACCAAAGTACCATTATTTGGATAA
- a CDS encoding amylo-alpha-1,6-glucosidase, whose protein sequence is MIPLDQCEEEWLLPTRTGGYASSTICGINARTYHGYLIVPLNQPHHRFLILSKFEDFLLINGDTYSMSTNYYPGSYYPDGYKYLIKVEKNSNSKITWHYDFGYSQVEKTLRVHKGYNAITITYIATRGKFKLCPFITFRSHHLAKKLQNEFFTYEIYPPNTIYILYEGKRILNFEIHDKYELFNSGYWYYNFIYKLDQELGNNYIEDLYNPFCIVSTSNKISVTVYYDQRPKDLSVEENEHYDILKLLSAAGKDFVVKGKDGWAIIAGYHWFDEWGRDTFISLEGLLLVDKQYDIAKEIILKYLNLEKRGMLPNNFISYNGEPVYRGVDISLWAINAIYKTYIYSRDKNFIRKVVDKVLDIIDWYSKGNGVIYNVDNLIFHKGAPRTWMDASYDSRIVTPREGAAVEINALWYNALRVTEFLLNELGEKAEYLSEKAESVKKSFAEKFISQDGLYDYINWDNIPDKSIRPNQIFSISLPFPIIDDKSIASKILTLIESKLLRQYGLSSLSREDPNYKPVYKGDRRSRDEAYHNGPIWPWLLGAYVDSKLRLESNIMELKLLLEYFNPLLAHASKNQGYIPEIFDDIPPYKPRGCFAQAWSNAEVYRVLVNLSKL, encoded by the coding sequence ATGATCCCCTTAGACCAGTGTGAGGAGGAGTGGCTTTTACCAACTAGGACTGGAGGATATGCATCATCTACAATATGCGGAATAAACGCTAGAACTTATCATGGATATCTAATAGTACCACTAAACCAACCACATCATAGATTTCTAATACTTTCCAAGTTTGAGGATTTCTTACTTATTAACGGCGATACATACTCGATGTCTACTAATTATTATCCCGGCTCCTACTATCCAGATGGTTATAAATATTTAATTAAAGTTGAAAAAAACAGTAATAGCAAAATAACTTGGCATTATGACTTTGGTTATTCGCAAGTGGAAAAAACTCTAAGAGTTCATAAAGGCTATAATGCAATAACAATCACCTATATTGCAACTAGGGGTAAATTCAAATTATGTCCCTTCATTACCTTTAGAAGCCATCATCTAGCTAAGAAATTACAGAATGAGTTCTTTACATACGAGATTTATCCTCCAAATACAATTTACATATTATATGAGGGGAAGAGGATTTTGAACTTTGAGATTCATGATAAGTATGAGCTTTTTAATTCTGGTTATTGGTACTATAACTTTATTTATAAATTAGATCAAGAATTAGGAAACAACTACATAGAAGATTTATATAATCCTTTCTGCATTGTCTCAACCTCAAATAAGATCTCGGTTACGGTATATTATGATCAACGTCCAAAGGATCTAAGCGTTGAAGAAAATGAACATTATGACATTTTAAAACTTCTTTCGGCTGCAGGGAAAGACTTTGTAGTTAAAGGGAAAGATGGTTGGGCAATCATAGCAGGATATCATTGGTTTGACGAATGGGGTAGAGATACTTTCATATCTTTGGAGGGACTTTTGCTTGTTGACAAGCAGTATGATATTGCTAAAGAGATAATTCTCAAGTATTTAAATCTAGAAAAAAGGGGTATGCTACCGAACAATTTCATAAGCTATAATGGAGAACCAGTATACAGAGGTGTCGATATTTCGCTCTGGGCTATAAATGCAATTTACAAAACTTATATTTACTCACGAGATAAGAACTTCATCAGAAAGGTAGTAGATAAGGTTCTAGACATAATAGACTGGTATTCCAAGGGAAATGGGGTAATCTATAACGTTGATAACCTAATTTTCCATAAAGGAGCCCCTAGAACCTGGATGGACGCTTCATATGATAGTAGGATAGTAACCCCCAGAGAAGGTGCTGCAGTTGAGATAAACGCATTATGGTATAACGCACTAAGAGTAACTGAATTCTTACTTAACGAACTTGGAGAAAAAGCAGAATATTTATCTGAAAAAGCAGAAAGTGTAAAGAAGTCGTTTGCAGAAAAATTCATTTCACAGGATGGTCTTTACGATTATATAAACTGGGATAACATTCCCGATAAGAGCATAAGACCTAATCAAATATTTTCCATTTCTCTACCTTTCCCAATAATAGACGATAAGAGCATAGCTTCTAAGATTTTAACACTTATTGAAAGTAAGTTGCTTAGACAATATGGATTAAGTAGTTTAAGTAGAGAAGATCCAAACTATAAACCAGTATATAAGGGGGATAGGAGAAGTAGAGATGAAGCTTACCACAATGGACCCATATGGCCTTGGTTACTAGGCGCCTATGTTGATTCTAAATTAAGACTTGAAAGCAACATAATGGAACTAAAACTTTTGTTAGAGTACTTCAATCCCCTTTTAGCTCATGCTAGCAAAAACCAAGGATATATTCCGGAAATTTTTGATGATATACCACCATATAAGCCAAGGGGCTGTTTTGCACAAGCATGGAGTAATGCAGAGGTATATAGGGTGCTAGTTAACTTGTCCAAACTATAG
- a CDS encoding carbohydrate ABC transporter permease, whose product MRLWVYLGAIVVGIYFLFPLYILVLLAFNSPKYTVLAKFPSLLPVSLTLNNLLTALQGTAFIDPFIKSLETATLVGIITIALAIPAGYGLSRLPRAIAYSIIILLLVTNMMPAIVIGIPIAVDFLKLHLFESVVGLALAQTLITLPLATFILQGTFSSIPIDLEHQARVDGANLFNRLFSVLLPLAAPGIAAAFLISWMFSWDEFTYAILLIPYHSTLPVTIYQDVTRGNLLAGIAFSLIFTLPVIILTFALQKYLRGEYLAGGIKG is encoded by the coding sequence ATGAGGTTGTGGGTATATTTAGGTGCAATAGTAGTAGGAATTTACTTTCTATTTCCACTTTACATTTTAGTATTACTAGCATTTAATTCCCCAAAATATACCGTCTTAGCGAAATTCCCCTCACTATTACCGGTGTCACTAACACTAAATAATCTACTAACAGCATTACAAGGCACGGCATTTATTGATCCATTCATAAAAAGTCTGGAGACAGCAACATTAGTGGGGATCATTACCATAGCATTGGCTATTCCAGCGGGATATGGTTTAAGTAGATTACCAAGAGCCATAGCATATTCCATAATTATCCTTCTATTAGTTACTAATATGATGCCAGCAATAGTAATAGGTATTCCAATAGCAGTAGATTTTCTTAAACTTCATCTTTTTGAATCCGTAGTAGGTCTAGCCTTAGCCCAAACACTAATAACACTACCATTAGCTACGTTCATCTTACAAGGCACGTTCTCGTCAATACCCATTGACCTCGAACATCAAGCTAGAGTTGATGGTGCAAATTTATTTAATAGGTTATTTTCAGTACTCTTACCACTAGCAGCACCTGGTATAGCAGCAGCATTCCTAATATCATGGATGTTCTCATGGGATGAGTTTACTTATGCAATCCTATTAATTCCCTATCACTCCACACTTCCAGTAACAATATACCAAGACGTTACCAGAGGAAACTTATTGGCAGGAATAGCATTTTCACTAATATTCACACTTCCCGTAATAATTTTAACTTTTGCATTACAAAAATATCTAAGAGGAGAATATCTAGCAGGGGGGATAAAAGGATGA
- a CDS encoding PadR family transcriptional regulator: MVKKTEKILGGIITLLILKTLLEEPKHGYELEKIIREKLDYKLPEGSIYVILKNLERRGLIKPQVMKNERGHDIKKYIITEEGKKFFLSHEKPLIAVRKVLDEIIADIQKLKIR; the protein is encoded by the coding sequence GTGGTTAAAAAGACGGAAAAAATTCTCGGCGGCATTATAACATTACTTATTTTAAAGACGCTTTTAGAAGAACCGAAACATGGATATGAACTTGAAAAGATAATAAGAGAGAAGTTGGATTATAAACTACCAGAAGGGTCAATATATGTTATATTAAAGAACTTAGAAAGAAGAGGATTAATAAAGCCGCAAGTTATGAAAAACGAGAGAGGACATGATATAAAGAAGTACATAATAACTGAAGAAGGAAAAAAATTCTTCCTATCACATGAGAAACCACTAATAGCTGTAAGAAAGGTATTAGACGAGATAATAGCGGATATCCAAAAATTAAAGATTAGATAG
- the nadA gene encoding quinolinate synthase NadA produces MTRVEELLSQIKNLKTEKNAIILGHNYMEYSVQLVSDFTGDSYDLAVKAMKTNAKIILFAGVYFMAEQASALNPNKKVLSPDPNAGCTLSDSLDVKTLQEYKEKYPNAPVVLYINTSIYAKALADYIVTSSTAVKVVQKLNADTILFGPDANLANYVQQKVPNKKIIKVPPNGRCIVHANYTKQLVELARKKYPNALLMAHPEAPLEILESADFVGSTNQMIQFSKENKNEEFIVATEIGMINALKIKNPSKKFYPLVTTEACACARCPYMNMINLEKVKRSLEEEVYEVKVPEDIAERVKRAFENTMKLL; encoded by the coding sequence ATGACAAGAGTTGAAGAGTTACTCAGTCAAATAAAGAACCTAAAAACTGAAAAGAATGCAATAATTTTAGGACATAATTACATGGAATACTCTGTTCAGTTAGTTTCAGACTTCACTGGAGATTCTTACGACTTGGCAGTTAAGGCAATGAAGACAAACGCTAAGATAATATTATTTGCAGGAGTGTACTTCATGGCAGAACAAGCCTCAGCATTAAATCCAAACAAGAAAGTACTCTCCCCAGATCCTAATGCGGGTTGTACGTTATCTGATTCACTTGACGTTAAAACATTGCAAGAATATAAAGAGAAGTACCCTAATGCCCCAGTAGTGCTTTACATAAATACCAGCATTTATGCTAAGGCTTTAGCAGATTACATAGTAACATCTTCAACTGCAGTGAAAGTCGTGCAGAAACTAAACGCAGATACAATACTATTTGGACCAGATGCTAATCTAGCTAACTACGTTCAACAAAAAGTTCCCAATAAGAAGATTATTAAAGTACCGCCAAATGGTAGATGTATAGTACATGCCAACTATACTAAACAACTAGTAGAACTAGCAAGGAAGAAGTACCCTAATGCTCTATTAATGGCTCATCCAGAGGCACCATTAGAAATTTTAGAAAGCGCAGATTTCGTGGGATCCACTAATCAAATGATACAATTCTCAAAAGAGAACAAAAATGAGGAGTTCATAGTTGCAACGGAAATAGGTATGATAAATGCTCTGAAGATTAAGAATCCGAGTAAGAAATTCTATCCACTCGTTACGACGGAAGCTTGTGCTTGTGCTAGGTGCCCATATATGAATATGATAAATTTGGAAAAGGTAAAGAGGTCTTTAGAGGAAGAGGTTTACGAGGTTAAGGTACCAGAGGATATTGCAGAAAGGGTTAAAAGGGCATTTGAAAATACTATGAAGTTGCTATAA
- a CDS encoding DUF302 domain-containing protein, which translates to MFNVKECKLGFNECVKTLIERIKSSGAEVFAIIDHSENARKVGLSLEPTIVIYFGNPSVGTLLMLHNRHVAYELPLRFLVWSENNVVKIGYRKPSEVGEEYDIRNKELLDKMDKFVEGLLSNL; encoded by the coding sequence ATGTTTAACGTTAAGGAATGTAAGCTTGGGTTTAACGAATGTGTTAAGACGCTAATCGAAAGGATAAAATCATCTGGAGCTGAAGTTTTTGCAATTATTGATCATTCCGAGAATGCAAGGAAGGTTGGGCTTAGTTTAGAGCCAACTATCGTAATTTATTTTGGAAACCCTAGTGTTGGCACATTATTGATGCTTCACAACAGACATGTAGCTTACGAATTGCCGTTAAGGTTCCTAGTCTGGAGCGAGAACAATGTTGTTAAGATTGGTTATAGGAAGCCAAGTGAGGTTGGGGAGGAGTATGATATAAGAAATAAGGAGTTGTTAGACAAGATGGATAAGTTCGTGGAGGGTTTACTATCTAATCTTTAA
- a CDS encoding ABC transporter substrate-binding protein has translation MSRSDKFSNKEKMRRGLSTTTIIGIVVAIVIIVIGAVAAVTLLSHKPSQVVSTTSPSTSQSATSTSPSQVITITYFDDLSPSEANITQKIIIPQFEATHPNIKINYVDESADDIVKSVVELVKSGNVGPVIIGEDNLVIGELLNGNYLMNLTPYVNQILQNVSLIPSMQSLVQYEQKVYHGTYFIPLRANIPLVWYNASLFRQLGLASPPENWSQLLQYAKIIYDKTGVKPIMFQGHGGASTYTELYQWMVQAGGNPFLFNDSGDVLAFEYLYNLSQYFNLEYIHGYWGSYKGLIDGSYYLIDYQWPYIYSVMASEGVNMSNIGFYPGPTGPVNGDHLVGGDVLAIPKGATHIDALIEFAKFLLSPQVQREFIIYLSWPAVNQQAYQNLPSNISSLYKAEEEALQNAFFREPVPWITVWGQIADNVFNQIIVNHAPYSQIPQILSQANKEMYQYLLQNYNVTVAQEYEEGVFGPLYG, from the coding sequence ATGTCTCGCTCAGATAAATTCTCCAATAAAGAGAAAATGAGACGTGGTTTATCCACAACCACAATAATAGGAATAGTAGTGGCAATAGTAATAATCGTAATAGGAGCCGTTGCTGCGGTAACTCTACTTAGTCATAAGCCGTCACAAGTAGTATCTACCACTTCTCCGTCTACTTCGCAATCAGCAACGTCAACATCTCCATCACAAGTTATTACCATAACCTATTTTGACGATCTATCGCCATCTGAAGCCAACATAACACAGAAAATAATAATTCCACAATTCGAGGCAACACATCCTAATATTAAAATTAATTATGTTGATGAAAGTGCTGACGATATAGTAAAAAGTGTTGTAGAGTTAGTAAAGAGTGGTAACGTTGGCCCAGTTATCATTGGTGAAGATAATCTTGTTATAGGAGAATTGCTCAATGGTAACTATTTAATGAACCTAACTCCATATGTAAATCAAATCTTACAGAATGTTAGTCTAATTCCATCGATGCAATCATTAGTCCAGTATGAACAAAAAGTATATCATGGTACTTACTTCATTCCTCTTAGAGCCAACATTCCTCTAGTCTGGTATAACGCAAGTCTCTTTAGGCAATTAGGTTTGGCTTCTCCACCAGAAAACTGGTCACAATTGCTACAGTACGCAAAGATAATTTATGATAAAACTGGCGTAAAACCCATAATGTTCCAAGGTCATGGTGGAGCAAGTACTTATACTGAGCTTTACCAGTGGATGGTCCAGGCTGGTGGAAATCCATTCTTATTTAATGATTCTGGCGATGTACTTGCATTTGAATATTTGTACAATCTCTCACAATATTTTAACCTAGAGTATATTCATGGATATTGGGGAAGCTATAAAGGATTAATTGATGGTAGTTACTATTTGATCGATTATCAATGGCCCTATATCTATAGTGTTATGGCCAGTGAAGGTGTTAATATGAGCAATATAGGATTCTACCCTGGCCCTACCGGCCCTGTTAACGGTGATCACTTAGTAGGTGGTGATGTATTAGCAATACCTAAGGGAGCAACACACATTGATGCGCTAATAGAATTCGCTAAGTTCTTACTATCTCCGCAAGTTCAAAGAGAATTTATCATTTACCTCTCATGGCCAGCAGTAAATCAACAAGCTTATCAGAATCTCCCAAGTAATATAAGTTCACTATACAAAGCTGAAGAAGAAGCTTTACAGAACGCATTCTTCAGAGAACCAGTACCTTGGATAACTGTTTGGGGACAGATAGCAGATAACGTGTTTAATCAAATAATCGTAAATCATGCACCATATTCACAAATACCTCAAATATTAAGTCAAGCAAATAAGGAAATGTACCAGTATCTCTTACAAAACTATAATGTAACGGTAGCACAAGAGTATGAGGAAGGAGTGTTTGGACCACTATACGGGTGA